A window from Balaenoptera musculus isolate JJ_BM4_2016_0621 chromosome 8, mBalMus1.pri.v3, whole genome shotgun sequence encodes these proteins:
- the LMO2 gene encoding rhombotin-2 isoform X3, with amino-acid sequence MGCGKGRDAILREPVDEVLQIPPSLLTCGGCQQNIGDRYFLKAIDQYWHEDCLSCDLCGCRLGEVGRRLYYKLGRKLCRRDYLRLFGQDGLCASCDRRIRAYEMTMRVRDKVYHLECFKCAACQKHFCVGDRYLLINSDIVCEQDIYEWTKVNGMI; translated from the exons ATGGGCTGTGGAAAGGGAAGAGATGCGATTCTGAG GGAGCCAGTGGATGAGGTGCTGCAGATCCCCCCATCCCTGCTGACATGTGGAGGCTGCCAGCAGAACATCGGGGACCGCTACTTCCTGAAGGCCATCGACCAGTACTGGCACGAGGACTGCCTCAGCTGTGACCTCTGCGGGTGCCGGCTGGGCGAGGTGGGCCGGCGCCTCTACTACAAGCTGGGCAGGAAGCTCTGCCGCAGGGACTATCTCAG GCTCTTTGGCCAGGACGGCCTCTGCGCCTCTTGTGACAGGCGGATCCGTGCCTACGAGATGACGATGCGGGTGAGGGACAAAGTGTATCACCTGGAATGTTTCAAATGTGCCGCCTGTCAGAAGCACTTCTGTGTGGGTGACAGATACCTCCTCATCAACTCCGATATAGTGTGTGAACAGGACATCTATGAGTGGACTAAGGTCAATGGGATGATATAG
- the LMO2 gene encoding rhombotin-2 isoform X1, protein MEGSAVTVLERGGASSPPERRSKRRSRSGGGGARAPEGVRAPAAGQPRATKGAPPPPGTPPPSPMSSAIERKSLDPSEEPVDEVLQIPPSLLTCGGCQQNIGDRYFLKAIDQYWHEDCLSCDLCGCRLGEVGRRLYYKLGRKLCRRDYLRLFGQDGLCASCDRRIRAYEMTMRVRDKVYHLECFKCAACQKHFCVGDRYLLINSDIVCEQDIYEWTKVNGMI, encoded by the exons ATGGAAG GGAGCGCGGTGACTGTCCTTGAGCGCGGAGGGGCGAGCTCGCCGCCAGAGCGCCGGAGcaagaggaggagcaggagcGGAGGCGGCGGCGCGCGAGCACCCGAGGGGGTCCGAGCCCCGGCAGCCGGCCAGCCCCGCGCCACAAAGGGAGCGCCCCCGCCGCCTGGcacaccacctccctccccaatGTCCTCGGCCATCGAGAGGAAGAGCCTGGACCCGTCTGA GGAGCCAGTGGATGAGGTGCTGCAGATCCCCCCATCCCTGCTGACATGTGGAGGCTGCCAGCAGAACATCGGGGACCGCTACTTCCTGAAGGCCATCGACCAGTACTGGCACGAGGACTGCCTCAGCTGTGACCTCTGCGGGTGCCGGCTGGGCGAGGTGGGCCGGCGCCTCTACTACAAGCTGGGCAGGAAGCTCTGCCGCAGGGACTATCTCAG GCTCTTTGGCCAGGACGGCCTCTGCGCCTCTTGTGACAGGCGGATCCGTGCCTACGAGATGACGATGCGGGTGAGGGACAAAGTGTATCACCTGGAATGTTTCAAATGTGCCGCCTGTCAGAAGCACTTCTGTGTGGGTGACAGATACCTCCTCATCAACTCCGATATAGTGTGTGAACAGGACATCTATGAGTGGACTAAGGTCAATGGGATGATATAG
- the LMO2 gene encoding rhombotin-2 isoform X2, translating into MSSAIERKSLDPSEEPVDEVLQIPPSLLTCGGCQQNIGDRYFLKAIDQYWHEDCLSCDLCGCRLGEVGRRLYYKLGRKLCRRDYLRLFGQDGLCASCDRRIRAYEMTMRVRDKVYHLECFKCAACQKHFCVGDRYLLINSDIVCEQDIYEWTKVNGMI; encoded by the exons atGTCCTCGGCCATCGAGAGGAAGAGCCTGGACCCGTCTGA GGAGCCAGTGGATGAGGTGCTGCAGATCCCCCCATCCCTGCTGACATGTGGAGGCTGCCAGCAGAACATCGGGGACCGCTACTTCCTGAAGGCCATCGACCAGTACTGGCACGAGGACTGCCTCAGCTGTGACCTCTGCGGGTGCCGGCTGGGCGAGGTGGGCCGGCGCCTCTACTACAAGCTGGGCAGGAAGCTCTGCCGCAGGGACTATCTCAG GCTCTTTGGCCAGGACGGCCTCTGCGCCTCTTGTGACAGGCGGATCCGTGCCTACGAGATGACGATGCGGGTGAGGGACAAAGTGTATCACCTGGAATGTTTCAAATGTGCCGCCTGTCAGAAGCACTTCTGTGTGGGTGACAGATACCTCCTCATCAACTCCGATATAGTGTGTGAACAGGACATCTATGAGTGGACTAAGGTCAATGGGATGATATAG